From the Winogradskyella forsetii genome, the window ATTTGGGAATTTCTGAATCTACGCAACCTTCGGTTTCGATTAAATATTTGTTTGGTGCTTTATGATGAGCATACTGTAATTCCTTCGGGAAAAAATCGTATGTACTCTCATACCAATGTATGGCTAATCCATCAAAATATTTTGAAGACGCTTCATCTTTATACATTTCATCCACCCATTCTTGTATTCCTTTTCTATTTTGATCGTAGCCTAGAATATTTACTTTACCATATCCATCAGCTTCTAATTTTGGGCCTAAATGATTTTGAACAAATTCAGTCTCTTCTTCTGGATTAAAATGCATGCTTTCCCAATTATTACCATTTCCGTGTGGCTCATTAACCGGAGTTAAACCCCAAATATCAATACCTTCAGCTTTATAGGCATTGAGATATTTAGAAAAGTAAAGTGCAAATGCATCATAATATTTTGGCAATAATTTTCCACCGACATATTCATTGTTGTCTTTCATCCATGGTGGCGCTGTCCATGGTGATGCAATTATTTTGAAACCATTTTTGGAAATCACCATCGCTTCTTTAATCATTGGAATTAAATCATCACGATCCTCTTCTACGCTGAAACTTTCCAATGACATATCCTCTGCAACTGGTGCATAAGTATAATTATTCAACGAAAAGTCGCAAGAAGCGATATGTGTTCTGGTTAATGAATAGCGTGCACCTTCATCAGCAAAATATGCTTGAAGAATGGTATCTCGGTTCTTTTTACTCAACTTGTTTAATAAATAAGCTGAAGACTCTGTAAATGAACCACCAAAACCTGTTATGGTTTGAAATTTCTGTTCTGGCAGTATTTTGATGACTGCTGAAGAATCTACCTGTGAATATTCTGTGATTCTTGTCAGTTTATTACCGCTTTCTGAAGTTTCATAAATTTCAACTTCTAAGCTTTTGCTTTCTTTCTTATCGGAACTACAACTCATTACTGTTAAAATTAAGAGTGGTAATATGCTATATCTTGACGTTTTCATATTTTGATTTTGCTAATCTTTAGGGTAATTAGTGTTTGGCACTAAAACGTCTTTCATTAATGCTTCCAAATTACCATTGTATGTTTTAGTGATCGGTTTTCCATCTCTGTTCAATCCATCAAAAACACCCTCGTCCACTAAATTCCAAATTGGATATTTAGCTTCGCTTTTAAGGTTAATTAAACCAAAATGATTCTCAGAACCTAAAGGATTCTGTGCATCTTTCCATTGTTCATCAAAAGCTTCAAAATAGAAACATGAAATATTTGCTTTGTTGGTCCACTCACGCATGTGTTGGTGATATAGCCCTTGCTTATATTCGTCTGTGGCTCTAGAACCATTTTTGCCGTAATGACCATTGGATACTGAAGCCCAACCAGTTTCACCTATATGAATGGGTTTATTGACACCAATACTTTTCATATAGTTTGAAACACTATCGTATTGCCTTTGAGCAAAATCTAAAGCTCTTAACATGGCTGCATCGACCTTTTCTTTTTTGGATAAATGCTCTTCGTTTTCTGGTACTTTCCAAAAATCTGAATTATAATGCGATTGATGATAGGGATAGGTATGCATGGAAATATAATCAACAGCATTAGCTATTTTTTGTAAATCTTCAGTGTGATACATTGGATCTCCTCCTCCCCAAGACGAAAAATCGTCTGAGCTTGTAATCCATAAATCTTTAGATAATTCTCCAGATGTCTTCAAATCTTGAAGATGGTTCACCCATTTTAAAATAATCCATGGTTCTACATAATAACTGGTTGCCCACTTGACCATGGCTTCATTTCCTACGGCAAGAATTTTTACAATATCAGGAAATTGATTTGCTAATTCAACTGCAGTATTTACCTCAACAGCATTTCTTTCACTTTCAGCATTATGATTTGGTTCGCCCTTGGAAAAATCGAAGGCATTTTCACAATCAATCCAAATACCTAACATCACATACATTTGGAACTCTGCATCTTCATTTTTTAGTTCTGTGATGGCTTTCAGCAAATTTTCCGCCTGTGCAAAGTGGACATTATAAGTTCTCAAAACCTTTATTCCCATAGCACTAAGGATTTTCATATCCTCTTTTAACTCTGGAATTGTAGGTTGAACTTCCCTTTGTTTTTCGCGATAACCTCCATAAGAAATCGCCAAATACTCTGGGTTTCCTAATATATCTTTAGCTGTCACTTCTTTTTTTGTTTGATTTTCAGACATTTTGTCTTTTTTATTTTCATTGCAAGACATCATAAATACGGCTACAAACACAGAAAATATGATCGATTTTAATTTCATTGTCTTACGTTTTTATTTTAAATAGTTTGAATTAATGTTCGCCGTAATTTTAGTCACTTCACCTGTTCTCATAAAAATTTGATGACTTGTTGTCTCATCAATTACTAAACCATCAACTGTTTTAGTGCTACCATCTTTAAAAGAAATCTCTAAACTATCGCGTTCTGAAATGTGATATACAATTGGCACTTGGCAATATGTAAATCCTAATGATGCTTTTGCCATTTGAATGGTCTTTCTTTCTTTGAAAACATTGATATAGTTGAAACTTACAGGTTTATTAAAAAACTCTTCCTTTCTTAAAAGACATGGATTGAAAGTGAGCTTTCCTTCAGAAACAAACACTCCTAATTCGCCAAAACGACTTAAAATATCTTCCTTTACTTGTCCTGTCATTCCCGGTTGTTGCGCACCTTTGCCTCCTGGTGTATGAGAATATGGATCTGTTGGGAATGCTCCATATAATTCTGGCGACTTGTGGACGCCTATACCTTCGTTTATTTCGTAAAAATGTTCTAATAATTGACCAACCAAAACGTCATCTTCGCCATCATTAACTGCTTTTAAACAACACTCTTGAACTGCCAATAATAACTTAGAAACCATGTGCCAATAAATAGAACCCAGTCCTTCATAGCCATAAAAAGTACCCGATCTACCCGTAAACGCTTTGTGATTAAAGACGCCTTCAAAAGCTTGCAGTACTTTTTGCGAATCTGATTCTACGAGCGACTTATATTTTGTTTTAGAAAGCTTATCTAAAGCCACTTTAACATCACTTGCGTTTTTGAAGTTTCCATTAAAATGGTACTCACCATTCACATCCTTTTCGAGGATTTGAGCATTTCCATCTTTTACTAACTGTTGCATTAACTGTGATGAATGCACGGCATCTTCGGCAATTGTGTTTCTATCTAAGAATCCTTTTAATTCTTTATTCGGATACAATATATAACTATATTGATCTTCCCTAAAAAGTTTGCTTTGCTTTAAGGCATTTAAAACCTGTAGTGTTTCTTTAGCATTTAAATATCCAGAACTTAAGACGGCAACTTGTCCTTCAAGCATTTCACTTAAATAAGAAATGGAAACTGAACTCTCATTTACAGTGACTAAATTGTAGGCATGATATAAATTATCTGAGCGTTTGTTTGCTCTAATAGAATGTTCCAAAAAGGCTTTACTAATACTTATAAAATCTTTCAACTTAGTCATTGAAAGTGTTGACTTTCGTCCTGAAAACGCATGGTTATAAATGTGGGTTCGATAAGTACTACCGGCTTTTCCTAAGCTATCTAATATTATTTTTTTATCAGAGTCATTAATTGATCCTGATAATAAGTTTTTGTTGTTTTGAAAGGTTTCTAGTACGCTATTGAAAAATTCAAACATTTCATTTGAAATGTCTACCTCATTAATAGTTGTTGATTCTAGCAACTCTTCAAAGAAATTAAAAAATCGTCGTAGGTAGTATAGTGTTACCATGGACACGCCATTACCAACTAAGGCATTGTTGGCATCATTCCATTCTGGACGTTGTGTATTCATCCAAATTCCACCTTCAGGAATAAAGTTGGATAGTTTTGCTAATGACGTTGCTAATATTTTTTCAATAAAATTTGCCTTAATGATGAATCTATTTTCATCTCTAAGTAGCGCTCCATCTGCTCCTAACTGTTCGCGCTCTTGATTAATTTTGTGGTCTAAAGCATCATCAAAAACAATAGTGTCTTTAGGGTTTTTTAGTAAGTCTCCGTATGGTTTTATTTTATAAGGCACATTGGCATAGACAAATAAGTCTTTTTCAAAGAAACTCTCTAATTTACCAGGTTGATGATTTTGGATAAACTCTAAAAACTTAAGCAAGTAAATAATTTGATGATCGCCCCAATATCCGATATAAGACCACGGATCGTCTGGTTCAATAGTTTCCCAATCAAAACCATCTTTTGTAACTCTGTACGGGTTATAACCATCAAAAGTAGTAGCGTTTAAGAATTTATGAATCATACTCTCAATAAACTCTGGATAAGAATGTGCTAGGGCTTCCCAGTTTTGAAAGATATCTCTCCAATTGCCTTCATAGTCTAAAATTTTAGAGCCGTCTATTTCGCTTCTTGTATTAATTGAGAATTTGTTCCAAGGACGACTTGGATCACCATGACGACGACTAAATTTTAATGGCATATACTCTAAACAAAGACGTCTAAAGTTTTTATCGTCACTGTTGTATGCTATTTTTTTGATGTCCGATAAAGAAAATACCTCTGGAAGTTTCGCTAAAATCGGTTCTGAAGTTCTTGCTACTTTCTTATTTGCATTTTCGAGATAATTAGTGAAATCCCATTTTTCAATTTTATAGTTATCGTCAAAAATTCCACCACGCATTATATTAAACAAGGTATTAGCGAAATGACGTGTATCCCTTAAGCTATCACCAGTAACTTGAATAGCATCTGATGCAGCATTTAACTCTATGAGGTTTTCGGTGCCCTTATTTACATTTTCAATAACTTTTTTTGCTAAGGATTCATCCTCTCTTATTTGCTTTGTTAATAAAGCGATGTCAGAATGGTTTTGATTCACATTTGTAACAAACATCCATTCTTTAGAAGCGTCTGGAGCTAATTCAATTTGTGCAGAAATAAAATAAGCGCCTTTTTCTGCTTTGACATCAACTTCTTCAGTAACAGATTTACCTGCTCTAAAGTTATTTAATTGCAACGAAGACACTAAATGCTTTGGGTTTTCTATACCTAAAGACCAAACAACATTTGCTTTTAAAGCTTCACTAGCTTCAGCTTTATCCACAAGTATTGCGCTAAGTGCGTAGATTCCGAGCCCTGAAGATTTATCTAATTCATTACGCTTATAGGCATCTACCAAATTACTAGATTGATTTTGTATATAGCTACCAATACCAGCAGGCACAATATTTTGAATACCATCCAAAAATGTTATACTCACGGATTCTTTAGACGTGTTAATTAAAGTGGAGGTTTTTACAAAACCATATTTGTTACTAGAACTCCATTGGTACCTAAATGTCAATTCTAAATCGTGATTGATTTCTTCGAATATAATCTTATTACCAAACCTGTTTTTGTACAAATTTTGAGTTATTTTATAACCGCCAATTGGTCTTATAGCTAATGGCTCCCAAATGAACTCTTTTTCATTCTTTTGGATTTGAAAGATTGATTTATTACCTGTTATATCAGCAGACTCTGTAATTTTATCATCTGTATAGTATGGAAATAGAGCAAATTCTGAATTTTTACGTCCTGCAGTTAATCCTCCATTACTGGATATAAACATCCAATGATTAGAATCACTTACGATACTCATAAAAAACGGACGCATTTCATTACTATTTCTAATTTTAAAATAGGTCTCTTTATCTATAGTTATCTGTTCTAATTTAACGTCTCGATCTAGTCTTGTGCTTTTCAAAGTATAATATTGGTTGTTTATTTATAATTCACTTCGTTGTGATAAA encodes:
- a CDS encoding glycosyl hydrolase family 17 protein, which gives rise to MKLKSIIFSVFVAVFMMSCNENKKDKMSENQTKKEVTAKDILGNPEYLAISYGGYREKQREVQPTIPELKEDMKILSAMGIKVLRTYNVHFAQAENLLKAITELKNEDAEFQMYVMLGIWIDCENAFDFSKGEPNHNAESERNAVEVNTAVELANQFPDIVKILAVGNEAMVKWATSYYVEPWIILKWVNHLQDLKTSGELSKDLWITSSDDFSSWGGGDPMYHTEDLQKIANAVDYISMHTYPYHQSHYNSDFWKVPENEEHLSKKEKVDAAMLRALDFAQRQYDSVSNYMKSIGVNKPIHIGETGWASVSNGHYGKNGSRATDEYKQGLYHQHMREWTNKANISCFYFEAFDEQWKDAQNPLGSENHFGLINLKSEAKYPIWNLVDEGVFDGLNRDGKPITKTYNGNLEALMKDVLVPNTNYPKD
- a CDS encoding glycoside hydrolase family 30 protein, whose product is MKTSRYSILPLLILTVMSCSSDKKESKSLEVEIYETSESGNKLTRITEYSQVDSSAVIKILPEQKFQTITGFGGSFTESSAYLLNKLSKKNRDTILQAYFADEGARYSLTRTHIASCDFSLNNYTYAPVAEDMSLESFSVEEDRDDLIPMIKEAMVISKNGFKIIASPWTAPPWMKDNNEYVGGKLLPKYYDAFALYFSKYLNAYKAEGIDIWGLTPVNEPHGNGNNWESMHFNPEEETEFVQNHLGPKLEADGYGKVNILGYDQNRKGIQEWVDEMYKDEASSKYFDGLAIHWYESTYDFFPKELQYAHHKAPNKYLIETEGCVDSEIPKWQDDAWYWKKEATDWGWDWASAEEKHLHPKYAPVNRYARDIIGCLNNWVDGWVDWNMVLNRQGGPNWFENWCVAPVIVDPENDEVYFTPLYYTMAHFSKYIRPGAEVIGVENPDTELQVTAAENPDGSIAVVLFNEGNNEKSFTLNLNDKLETIKINAQAIQTIIIPQS